One Besnoitia besnoiti strain Bb-Ger1 chromosome VIII, whole genome shotgun sequence DNA segment encodes these proteins:
- a CDS encoding DnaJ family Sec63 protein (encoded by transcript BESB_085120), with the protein MSQFRDTFTKEEQREPLLDYDDSAFMFYLCTVSFCTVVPWTFFSLKKVFYPGSYAKRYPEKTKAGSVYVHCKCSECVKKRERESAQADRWTKRVLGGYAWVEKLALLLAWLALLYLCVNLPEMKNLKTFDPFDILQVEPGATNREIKKAYRLMSLKYHPDKNVNDPTSAAKFILVAKAYQSLTDPTAKANYEKYGNPDGPGNMKVGMGLPRFLVEEKYQLLVLSCFFLFLLVLLPMVFICYYQRQKKYAPNGVLVETLQFLTHYMTEGSRLRNFPEYLSASGESRAMSVEKEDDVEMRAIIDHVVEPKKRVLNTPVIVRNYYLILAHMQRFHHLMSDRLRGVLDELLKVSLPITQCMAEICVLSDWLHAATSVIEFRRCLVQGLDSRCSTLLQVPHFTPDVVRHCQRGKHAARELGDFLRQDPEERKGLVEMDPSQQLDVQAFCHQVSRMKMDATVFVEDESEIVVGDFATCQVTLTRMNLKEGEAAGAVHAPLLPLAKYEEWWIFLIDKSESASTGGRVLNFVRCKSPERVVEERIQFRINRVGKQSVIALAMCDSYSGCDCAAEIEFRAYHPEEKPRPVWIHPEDLRLDEEPTLFQQMLGEIYNSSDEEESFDLDENMRVAVKKKAPEEAKPQDAAGSAQGAAQTSPSTAAASAKNENASPQTVSGEEQNGAEKEGQ; encoded by the exons ATGTCGCAGTTTCGTGACACGTTCACAAAGgaagagcagcgcgagccgctgctggaCTACGACGACAGTGCATTTATGTTTTATCTCTGCACTGTTTCGTTCTGCACAGTCGTCCCCTGGACCTTTTTCTCCCTGAAGAAGGTCTTCTACCCGGGATCGTATGCGAAACGCTACCCGGAGAAGACCAAGGCGGGCtcggtgtacgtacactgcaAGTGTTCAGAGTGcgtgaagaagagagagcgcgagagcgctCAGGCGGATCGGTGGACAAAACGCGTGTTAGGCGGCTACGCGTGGGTCGAGAAACTCGCGCTGTTGCTTGCTTGGCTTGCGCTCCTATACCTCTGCGTCAACCTGCCGGAAATGAAAAACCTCAAGACGTTCGATCCATTCGACATTCTGCAAGTCGAGCCGGGCGCCACAAACAGAGAAATAAAGAAGGCGTACCGCCTGATGTCGCTCAAGTACCACCCGGACAAGAACGTCAACGACCCGACTAGCGCAGCGAAATTCATTCTGGTTGCAAAGGCCTACCAATCCCTTACAGATCCT ACTGCCAAGGCGAACTACGAGAAGTACGGGAACCCCGACGGGCCAGGCAACATGAAAGTTGGCATGGGTTTGCCGCGCTTCTTGGTCGAGGAGAAGTATCAGTTGCTGGTTCTCTCGtgcttctttctctttctccttgTTCTGCTTCCCATGGTCTTCATATGCTACTACCAGCGACAAAAGAAATATGCGC CGAACGGCGTGCTAGTGGAGACCCTTCAGTTCCTCACGCACTACATGACAGAAGGCAGTCGCCTGCGGAACTTCCCTGAGTACCTCAGTGCCTCgggcgagagccgcgcgatGTCTGtcgagaaggaggacgacgTGGAGATGCGGGCGATCATCGACCATGTCGTGGAGCCGAAGAAACGCGTTTTGAACACGCCCGTCATCGTCAG GAACTACTACCTCATCCTTGCCCACATGCAGCGCTTCCACCACCTCATGAGCGATCGGCTGCGCGGTGTACTCGACGAGCTCTTGAA GGTGTCTTTGCCAATCACCCAGTGCATGGCGGAGATCTGCGTGCTGAGCGACTGGCTCCACGCGGCGACATCCGTCATCGAGTTCCGCAGGTGCCTGGTACAGGGCCTCGACAGTCGCTGTTCGACGCTCCTGCAAGTTCCTCACTTCACGCCCGACGTCGTGCGGCACTGCCAGCG AGGCAAGCACGCCGCTCGCGAGCTGGGCGACTTCCTGCGGCAAGATCCGGAGGAGCGGAAGGGGCTCGTCGAGATGGATCcctcgcagcagctggaCGTTCAGGCTTTCTGCCACCAGGTGTCGCGCATGAAGATGGACGCGACAGTTTTCGTTGAGGACGAATCAGAAATCGTCGTCGGCGATTTCGCCACCTGCCAGGTCACTCTCACGCGCATGAATCTCAAG gaaggcgaggcggcgggcgcagtccacgcgcctctgctgccgttGGCTAAGTACGAAGAGTGGTGGATTTTCCTCATCGACAAGTCGGAGAGCGCGTCCACTGGAG GGCGCGTGCTAAACTTTGTTCGCTGCAAGTCGCCTGAGCGCGTGGTGGAGGAGCGAATCCAGTTCCGCATCAATCGCGTGGGGAAGCAGAGCGTTATCGCCCTCGCCATGTGCGACTCCTACTCGGGCTGCGACTGCGCGGCTGAAATCGAATTCAGAG CTTACCACCCTGAGGAGAAACCGCGCCCGGTGTGGATCCACCCTGAGGATTTGCGCCTGGACGAAGAACCCACTCTCTTCCAGCAAATGCTCG GCGAGATTTACAACtcgagcgacgaagaagagagcttCGACTTGGACGAAAACATGCGCGTGGCcgtgaagaagaaggcaccggaggaggcgaagccgcaggacgccgccggaagcgcgcaaggcgccgcgcagacttCGCCGTCAacggctgcagcgagcgcgaaaaacgaaaacgcGAGTCCACAGACTGTATCG GGAGAGGAGCAAAACGGAGCTGAGAAAGAGGGTCAGTGA